The genome window CGCTTATGACATAATCCCCATTATCAATGCCGGGCGGAATGTCAAACGATATGTGTTTTGTACCCTTGGTCTTTCCGGTTCCTTTGCATGATGAACATGGCTTTGATATTATTTGCCCTTCACCATGACACTTGGTACAAGGCTGTACTGTAACAAATGTTGAAAATCCCATGTTTCGTGTCATCCTTACCTGTCCCTGTCCTCTACATGCAGAGCATGTTTCTGGGCTGGTTCCAGGTGCACAGCCAGATCCTTTGCAGGTATCACAGTCAATGTTTTTTCTAATGTCAATATCAATTCGCTTTCCACGAAAAACATCGTCAAGGGATATGTTTGTCTCATACAGAATGTCTTGGCCTTTTTGTCTTGCAAATCCGCCAAATCCCCCCGAGCGTCCAAAAAGATTTTCAAATATAGAATCAAAACCGCCCGAGCCAAAATTAGAGAAAACGTCGTCAAAATTAGTTCGTGCGCCCTGGAAGATGTCTTCCCTCGAGTACCTCCCATCAACTCCTTCATGCCCATATTGATCGTAGATTTTCCGTTTTTCAGGATCCGACAAAACGGCATATGCTTCTGAAATTTCTTTAAAGTGTTCTCCAGCCTCTGGCGACTTGTTTCTATCAGGATGAAATTTTAGTGCTAGTTTTCTATATTGGGATTTTACGGCGTCTTGGGAGTCGGTTTTTGAAACGCCCAACACTTCATAATAATCTCTTTTTGCAGACATGTTTCTATTTTGTTAAATGATGCATTAATTGTTAATTTTTTGTGTCTGTGTTCTGCGTATTTTGTTCGGAATCTCCAGGATTCTGAGAAGGTTGCTCTTGGGTAGGTTGGGAGACATTCTTGTAGAGTTCCGTAGTCACCTGATTCACGATTGCCTTTAGCGCGTCAAGTTTTGGTCTTATTTGATCTGCGTCTTTGTCCAAGACTTCCTTTAGTTCCTTGACTGCGTCAGATATCTTGATGCCCTGCTCCTGTGTGATTTTGTCCTTTAGATCTTGGCTTATCAGTTTCTCAGTCGTGTACACAAAGCTCTCCGCTTCATTTTTTATGTCTATTGCTTCTTTTTTCTTTTTATCTTCTTCTGCAAACTTTTCGGCATCTTGCTTTAGTTTGTCAATTTCGTCCTTTGACAGTTTAGAGCCGGCTTGGATTGTTATTTTTGCCTCTTTTTTGGTTCCAAGATCTTTTGCAGTGACATTTAGGATTCCGTTTGCGTCAATATCGAACTTGACCTCGATTTGTGGAATACCACGAGGCGCTGGGGGAAGTCCAGTAAGGTTAAAGCTTCCAAGCGAAACATTGTCAGCAGCCATTGGTCTTTCACCCTGTACTACATGAATTGTAACGGCGGTTTGATTGTCTGCTGCAGTAGTAAAGACTTTGGTTTTTGACGTTGGGATTGTGGTGTTTCTTTCAATTAGTGGTTCTCGCAGGCCTCCAAGTGTTTCAACTCCAAGAGTGAGTGGGGTAACGTCTAGCAACACTATGTCACTGGTCACATCTCCTGCAATGATTCCTGCTTGGATTGCCGCACCTACTGCTACTGCCTCCATTGGATCTACTCCGGATTCTGGGTCTTTACCTATCACATCGCCAACAAATTTCTTTACAAGCGGAATTCTTGTTGGTCCGCCAACTAGGACGATTTTTGATACATCGGATGTTGAGAGCTTGGCATCTCTTAATGCATTATCAATCGATGTGCGACATCTTTCAACTATTGGTCTGATTAGCTCTTCGAATTTAGCTCGGGTCAGTTTAATTTCCAAGTTTTTTGATCCAGATGCAGGATCATGAAATATGAAGGGAATGTTGATGTCGGTTTCCATTACAGTGGAAAGTTCTATCTTTGCCTTTTCTGATGCCTCTCTGATTCTTGTCATTGCCGTGCTATCACCGGTAAGATCTATTCCGGTTGTTTTTCTGAATTCGTTTGTTACATAATCAATTAGGATTTTGTCCATATCGGTGCCACCAAGCTGTGTATCACCAGATGTGCTTAGTACTTCAAAAACTCCGCCGCCCATTTCCATTATGGTGACATCTAGAGTTCCGCCGCCAAGATCAAAGACTAGAATCTTCATGTCTTGCCCTGCCTTGTCAAGGCCAAAGGCAAGCGATGCCGCTGTCGGCTCGTTGATTATTCTTACAACCTCTAATCCCGCAATTGTTCCCGCATCCTTTGTTGCCTGTCTTTGATTGTCATCAAAGTAGGCAGGAACTGTTATGACTGCCTTTTCTACCTTTTCGCCCAGAAATGCCTCTGCATCTTTTTTGATTTTTTGCAGAATAAATGAAGAGATTTGCTGCGGTTTGTACTCTTTTCCTTGTATTTTGAATATGTGGTCGCCTCCCATTTTTCGTTTTGCTGCAACGATTGTATTGTCTGGATTAGTCACGGCCTGTCTTCTTGCTGGCTCGCCAACTAGGAGCTGGCCATCTTTTGTAAATGCGACGACGGATGGGAAGGCCTTGCCTCCGATTGAAGTACCCTCTGCTGCCGGAATAAGGGCGGGTTTTCCTCCCATCATTACAGCCGCAGCAGAATTACTTGTTCCTAAATCTATACCGATTATTTTTGCCATGTTTTCACCATTTTGATTATTGTTTTTTTGATATTTCGACTAGTGTCGGTCTAATTGTCCTTTTATGAGAAATATATCCTTTCCTGATTTCTTTGGTGATTGTATTTTCATCCAAGCTTTCATCCACTACAACCGAGATGGCCTCATGAAGATTTGGATCGAATATTTCACCCAAGGCGTTAATTGGAGACACGTTGTACTCAGTTAACAGACTGTCAATATTTTTTAGTATAGAATCTAGTCCTTGTGCGTTCACATTTTCTTTTATGAGAATGTCCTTTGCGCGCGTTAGATCATCATAAATCGTTAAAAATTTCAGCAGGAATTTGTCAAGTTTGTCGTTGACGCCATTTTCTATGTCGTTTTTAGTTTTCTTTTCTAGATTCAGAAAATCTGCAAGCGATCGTTTTAGCTTGTCTTCAGATATGGCAAGAAGTTTTTGCGTTTCTTCCAATTTGTGAGTAAGTTCTTCAATTGTTGGCCTTGATTCTAGATCTGCAGACTCTCCATCTGATTCATCCACGTCTACTGAAATATTTTGCTCGTCATCGTCTGAACTGTACAATCAAGATATTTTTTTGCAAACTAGTTTTATTCTTTGTGTGTTATTTCACAGAGGGGATTTCCCTTTATTATGATAAGATCGTTGTCTTGTTTTTTGTGAAGATTTTCATAGTCAGATTTTGAACAAATGACCAGAATTGTTGTCTTGTCGTTGTGAAACAAATCCAGATTAGGATCAGAGTATGCTTCAACATCTCCGATATAGTCCCGGAGCCTTGTGATGAGGCTTTGCAGCATTTCGATTTTGTCACCACGCATTTCATGCTGGTCTAGCGACCAAGAGAGTGCGATTTTTGTGCGGCTTGCCTTCAGATCGTTTTTCTTTAAAGTAGATCTGATTTCATCAATCAGTCTTTTAATATAGCCATCGACGCCCTTGAGACTTCCATTAATTAAATACATCAGCGTATTTGCCCCTTCAAAAGATGTGCCGAGTGAACGTAAATCGTACAAGCCACTAACCATGTCATCTAGGAATATGTTTTGGAGATCATTTGATTTAAGATCGGCTTTTGTGTTATCATCTTGGGCAAACTTGCACACTTCAAGGATGCTACACAAGCCTGAGAACCTAGTAAGTACATTTATTGCATGAAAGTGTTCTGCCGATGAAATTCCCACCATTGTTATTTCTTTTTTATTGCTTGCCAGTAATGCAGCCAGATTTTGATCCTGCTTATTGTTGTATGACCCAATAACTTTTGGCGGCTGGTTGCCACCGCCTAAGGGATAATAATAATAAAAGATCGACTTTCCGGTTTCAAGGCCTGTAACATGCTCCAGTAATGATACGTTTTCTCCGTTGCCGCCAATTCCTGTTGGCAGATTGTATATCACCGAGCTACCCTTTTTGAGTGAGGAAGTTGCATCCTTGAATTTTGAGTGAACTTCGGTTTTTGTCTCTTGGCCGGTTTTTCTAATTCGCGGGGCAAAGAAGAGATACTGGGCCTTTGATATTGCTACATCGATAGGCTCCATTGCCAAGAGCGGTTCGTCTTCCTTTAGGGAGGAAACATTTGGATATGTTTTTGCAATTTCTGGTTTTAGTGATATTGCAGACTGGGTCGATTCATCGATAATCGATACATTAGCTCCGTGTATTGCCATCTGACAAGCCAAAGAGTACCCTTCAGTGCTTAACCCATAAACAACGACCCTTTCTGCTCCCAATTCATTGATGCTAGTATAAGGACTAAGAAAAACTTATTGCATCATAGATCACATTGGACGTATCTTGAAGATTTGGTTTGACATTCTGACACCAAAACAAGTCTTGTTTTTTGAGCCGATGGTAAAACATCTGCAAAAAAGTAACGAGATTTTTTGCACGGCACGAAATTACAGAGAGGTAACAGATCTTGCAAAGATCAGAAAAATGAAGATTATGATGATCGGAAAACACGGTGGCTCACTTAAGGTAGACAAGCTAAACGCAAGCCTGAAGCGAACCCTACTTCTCACAGATAAGATTCAGCGATTCAGGCCAGATTTGACAATTAGTTTTTGCTCACCTGAGGCAGCGCGAGTTTCGTTCGGATTGGGGATTAGACACATCGCCTTTTGCGATTCCCCGCATGCAGAAGCGGTGATGCGCCTATCCGTACCATTGATTCAAAAACTGTTGATTCCATGGATAATACCAAAAAACGAATTTACCAAATACGGGATAAGTGCAAAAAACATCATCCAATACAAAGCAATAGACGCGTCAGTCATCATCAGATACAATGACTACAACATTAGTTCCAATCCCAAAAAGAAAAAAACATTCTCATTAGATTAGAGGAGGAGCAGGCAGCATATGTACAGAAAAACAGGACTAATGCCCTAACAATTGTACGTGAGATTGTTAAAAAATTCGGTGATCATAATGTTATGATACTGCCCAGGTATGACAGTCAAATTGCAACGCTAAAACACGTTTTAGGAAACAGGGCAAAAGTTTTGGATAAAGTAGTTGACAGCAAAATCTTGTTGCGGGACACAGATATTTTTGTTGGCTCTGGCGGAACCATGACTGCAGAATCTGCGCTCTTAGGTATTCCTACGATTTCATACGACGCCGTACCCAATCTGGTAGAAAAATATCTGGTGAGAAAAAAACTTGCCATACGAGAAACGAATTCAAAAAGAATTATTTCGGTTATTGAAAAGATATTGCGTTCAGACAATGCACATTTTAAGAACAGAGCGAAATCAGTAATGGACTCGATGGAGGATCCTGTAAAGAGACTAGGTCAGATCATAAAAAAAGACTGACACAGTCAGGCAGTTGCAAAGAAAAAGAAGTTGTGACTCTAAATCCATGAGGGAAACTGGAAAGGCAGATAATCCTGAGTCGATGTGTCAAGGTTGTTTGCGGCGCAAACATCTAACGGTAAACATTGTTAGTAGCATTCGTAGATTAGAGCCGAAAATATCAATAAGAGGTCGTTTTGAAAGTCATTAAAAGAAGCCCGGTAGTGTAGCGGTCAAGCATAGGGGCCTTTGGAGCCCTTGACCCCAGTTCGAGTCTGGGCCGGGCTACTATATTTTACAGATCAAGTTTTGTAAGAAGCCTAATTGCAACAATAAACAGCGTGACTGCAATACTTACTAGCACGATCATTTCAATCATGACAAATTCAGTAAACGTGCCAAAGATTCCAGCCCTGATGATATCAACAAGATATGTGAGAGGATTAAGATAAAATGCTGTAGCCAGAGGCTGCGGTGCGCCAGATGCGGGATAAAATGCCGTACTTACAAATGCAAAAAACAGAAAAACAGTATTAATGATTACGTTGAATCCTTCGCTGGATCGCAGACGTGTTGAGATTATGGATGCAATAGAGCCAAACAAAATAGAACCAGTTATTGAGGCAAAAATCAGAAACGGTATTGTAAGCGCATTGAACTGAACCGATGTGAAAAACAGAGGAAAGCCAATTGCGGTGATCAGGGCTGCGCTAATTATGCCAACTATGCCAATAGTGTAGACATTACTTAGAATGTAGTTAGTTCGTGTGAATGGTCCGACTAGAATTTGCTCAAACATCCCATGCCTTCTGTCATTCCAAATTATTATGCCAGAAACAAGAGTGCTGTTCATGATGTTAAACCCAATCATCCCAGATGCGATGAATGCAGGATAGTCAAGTGTGATATTTCCAAGCGGGACTGACTTTATCAGCGCAGTATACGCAAAACCTGCAACAAATATGTAAATCACCGGAAAGATGACCTGCCAGACAAGAAATCCCGGATTTATGGAAATCGTTAGGTTTCTAACTATAAGCCTAATTGTTGGGTGCATTTGAGTCCTTTACCATCTTTAGAAATATGTCTTCGAGTGTTGTAGGAATGGCCGACAAGTCTTCTACGGAAATATTGTTTTCAATTAGAATTTGAAGAATTTGCGACAGGACGACTTCAGATTTGCTTGATTGGATGGTTATGTTTGTGCCTGTGGTAAAATCAATTACGCAATCAGCAATGCCTGACAAGAGTTCTGATAGTTTATCATGTCTTTCTGAGAGATGAATTGTGATGGTTTTTTCTTGCCCAAATGTATTTTTGAGGTTATTTGGCGAATCTACTGCCAAGATTTTTCCCCTGTTTATTACTGCTATTTTGTCGCAGAGATATTCTGCCTCGGTCAAAACATGGGTCGTATAAAAAATAGTAAGGCCAGTTTTTACCTTGCTTTTCAGATAATCGAGTAGTTTTCTTCTTGCAGTCGGATCTAGGCCTACTGTGGGTTCGTCAAGAAACAACAGGTTCATTTCATGCATGAATTCACGTGCCACTTGGACTCGGCGCCTTTGGCCAATTGACAGATCCTCGTTCTTCCTTTTTCGGATTTCATTTAGGTCAAAAACATCAATTAGTTCCTCAGATCTTTCTTTTCTCGTTTTTCGGTCAATGCCCCACATCATTCCGTATTTTTCAAGTGATTTTTCTACGGAAAGATTTGGCTCGTAGCTTGGCTGTTGTAGGACAACTCCAATTCTCTTTCTGATCTCTAGCGGCTGCTTTATTGCGTTAATACCCAACACTTCGATGGTTCCAGACGTCGGGGGGATTAATGTAGTAAGCATCTTGATTGTGGTAGATTTGCCTGCCCCATTTGGGCCAAGAAAGCCAAAAATGTGACCTGATCGCACATCCAGATCTATCCCATCCACTGCAGGCATGGTTCCGTATGACTTGTGAAGCGATCTTGCAGTTATGGCTGACACTGATTTTTTTAGATCGCTCTCTAATTTAGATTAATGAAATTTTTATTAGGAGATTTTCCTATCAGAAATTGACTTGACTGAATTTGATTTATTGCTGACTAAACTTCTTGAACAGAAACCAGAATTATCAAAATCTGACGTTGAGAGTATGATCGCGCAGAAAAAGGAAAAGATCGGTGCAGGCTATCTTACGGATCAGGGTGCGTTGTTTTTGGTTGCCTCAGACCTTGGCGTGGCAATATCAGAGCCAGTAAAAAGCGAAATCAGCATAAAGGATCTGTATGCAGGGGCAAAAGAGGTAACCCTCCAGACCAGAGTGTTAAACGTGTCGCCCGCAAAACAGTTTTCAAGAAAGGATGGCTCGCAATTCATGCTTAGAAACATGACTGTCTACGATAATGATTCTGCAGTCACAGTAAAGATGTGGGATGAGAAGGCCAATCTGCCGGACATTGTCAACCTAAAGCCTGGAAATCTTATAAAAATAATCAAAGCTTATGTGAAATCCGACCTAAATGGCGAGCCAACTATCAATATTGGCTCAGGCTCCACCATAGAAATCGCAGATACTGAGAGCAATATTCCATCACTGGATTCTCTTACAAAAGATGTTAGTGATGTAAAGGAGGGAGAGAAAAACATCATAGTTTCCGGAATAATCGATGGCAGCATTAATTACTCTGAATTTACAAATGTCCGCGGTCAACAAGGCAATTCACTACGATTCAGACTGCAGGGAAAGGACGGTCGCTCAATTAGAGTTGTAATGTGGAATAAAAACGAATCAGAAATTCCAAAGGTCATACCGCCCCAGACAAAAGCTCGACTCTTAGGTGTAAAGGCAAAGCTAAATCAACAGGAATTAGAAATTCATGGAAACGAGTCAACCATACTTGAGATAGCCGACATAAAGGTGCAACCCATTTCTTTTAGAATACTCTCAACTTCAAAAAGCGAGAACGGAAATACCATGATTCTTGGAGTCAGCAAAGAAAAGCAACTTTTCCACATAGTCGATACTGCAAACGTCACGAGCTCATTTAGCCAAGGCGACATGCTTGAGTGCATGCCTTCTAAAGTGTATGGCAACAACATTACAATTGATTCGGATTCTTTTGTACGAAAAATTGAGGGAGAAGACATTCCCCAAGTATCAGAACTCAGAACAAAAATTGCAGATGTAAAGCCTGACAACAACTATTACTGCATTGAGGCAATCATACTCAAGGCCCCAGAAAGACGCAATGTGCAAACAAAAGCAGGCGAATCAATTTCACTTTCTGAAATGTTCATAGAAGACGACACGGGCCAAATTTGGATAAAAGGGTGGAGGAACCAAGCAAGGCTACTAGACGAGTGCTCCATAGGAGAGATAATTTCAGTCACGGGAGTTACCGCAAAGCCAGGGCTGGAGGGAAGAACAGAACTGCTTGTGACTCCGTTTTCGTCAATTAAAAAGAAAAACTAGTCCCAAAAGCCCCTAGTCATCACGTATTGCCTTTCGGCTTCGTATATCTGCCGGTATAGATTTTCCTCATCTACCATGTTTCTCAGTATTCTGGATGCAGTGTCTGCGCCAACACCATACCCTGACAAGACAATCAGTGCGGTTTTGCCAAAATTTGCAAGCAGTGATGCCGCCTTCCAAGCTCGCTCAAACCTGTGATTTTCCTCAGACGATGTCTTTTTGCCTGTGAATTTTTTTTGTATAATTTTTCCAAGATCATAGTCAGAATAAAACGTGGTTGTGATTTGTCTTCCCTTGCAGTATGGGCAAGACGGCATTTTTTCAATGTCTGTTGTTTCTATCACCTTTTCCCATTTCCCGCATCGTGCACAGATCAGTCTATGTCTTGTCTTGAGCAGACGGTTCTTTACTAAATCAAGCAGTCCCTTGTCAATGCTTGCAGGTGACGAATAGTATTTTGTCGTATGGTCAAGTATGGGAGTTGCAAGCTTGGAGAAACTGTTTGCGTCAAACCATTCTATGGCAATTGTTCCGTTTTGGATTTTTTCTAAAATTTTTTTGGATCCCTCCAAGTCGTATTTGTCATGGAAAAGCTCCCGCAGTGCTTCTTTGACTAGCGCGGTTTTTGAATACCTGTCAAATAGAAATCGCGCCGATTTTTTGTCATATATGGCACCGCGTCCCACAATACCGAATTTTTTTGCAACATTCCATGTTCGCCAATTGACATTGTGCGTTCCATTCAAAGATGCGGTAACAATTTCATGCAGATCGTAATTGTCGCTTAATGTTTCGCGTATTTGGTTTTCTTGTATCCTTCCCTTTGAGGACAGGACGATTCTGTATGCATCAGAGCGCGACTCTACCTGAAATCCAGTCTTTGACGACAGCATTGAGGAAAGGAGTGTGGAAAGGGTTGCGTTGATTTTTGTGCCAAAACAAGAATGCATGACTATTGAGCCTTGGCTTTTCACTGACTCTACTACTATGGTTTTCTCGTCTGGAATGATTGGCAAATCAAGGTTTGTAATCACGTTGTCTGGAAGATTAACTAGACCAGACTTGATCCTAGTACGGAATTGCCCTACCTTAGACGCAGTCC of Candidatus Nitrosotenuis sp. DW1 contains these proteins:
- the dnaJ gene encoding molecular chaperone DnaJ, with product MSAKRDYYEVLGVSKTDSQDAVKSQYRKLALKFHPDRNKSPEAGEHFKEISEAYAVLSDPEKRKIYDQYGHEGVDGRYSREDIFQGARTNFDDVFSNFGSGGFDSIFENLFGRSGGFGGFARQKGQDILYETNISLDDVFRGKRIDIDIRKNIDCDTCKGSGCAPGTSPETCSACRGQGQVRMTRNMGFSTFVTVQPCTKCHGEGQIISKPCSSCKGTGKTKGTKHISFDIPPGIDNGDYVISGEGESIPHGPNGDLIISVRVNPHKFFKRDGADIFYDAKISIVDACIGKTIEVPTLEKNEKVKVEEGTQPNTIVKLKGKGLPHMGSKSRGDQYVRLVVDIPSKLNKQQKELLEKLRETFD
- a CDS encoding single-stranded DNA-binding protein, coding for MTEFDLLLTKLLEQKPELSKSDVESMIAQKKEKIGAGYLTDQGALFLVASDLGVAISEPVKSEISIKDLYAGAKEVTLQTRVLNVSPAKQFSRKDGSQFMLRNMTVYDNDSAVTVKMWDEKANLPDIVNLKPGNLIKIIKAYVKSDLNGEPTINIGSGSTIEIADTESNIPSLDSLTKDVSDVKEGEKNIIVSGIIDGSINYSEFTNVRGQQGNSLRFRLQGKDGRSIRVVMWNKNESEIPKVIPPQTKARLLGVKAKLNQQELEIHGNESTILEIADIKVQPISFRILSTSKSENGNTMILGVSKEKQLFHIVDTANVTSSFSQGDMLECMPSKVYGNNITIDSDSFVRKIEGEDIPQVSELRTKIADVKPDNNYYCIEAIILKAPERRNVQTKAGESISLSEMFIEDDTGQIWIKGWRNQARLLDECSIGEIISVTGVTAKPGLEGRTELLVTPFSSIKKKN
- a CDS encoding DUF354 domain-containing protein, with amino-acid sequence MRLEEEQAAYVQKNRTNALTIVREIVKKFGDHNVMILPRYDSQIATLKHVLGNRAKVLDKVVDSKILLRDTDIFVGSGGTMTAESALLGIPTISYDAVPNLVEKYLVRKKLAIRETNSKRIISVIEKILRSDNAHFKNRAKSVMDSMEDPVKRLGQIIKKD
- a CDS encoding DUF354 domain-containing protein, with translation MKIWFDILTPKQVLFFEPMVKHLQKSNEIFCTARNYREVTDLAKIRKMKIMMIGKHGGSLKVDKLNASLKRTLLLTDKIQRFRPDLTISFCSPEAARVSFGLGIRHIAFCDSPHAEAVMRLSVPLIQKLLIPWIIPKNEFTKYGISAKNIIQYKAIDASVIIRYNDYNISSNPKKKKTFSLD
- the dnaK gene encoding molecular chaperone DnaK, with amino-acid sequence MAKIIGIDLGTSNSAAAVMMGGKPALIPAAEGTSIGGKAFPSVVAFTKDGQLLVGEPARRQAVTNPDNTIVAAKRKMGGDHIFKIQGKEYKPQQISSFILQKIKKDAEAFLGEKVEKAVITVPAYFDDNQRQATKDAGTIAGLEVVRIINEPTAASLAFGLDKAGQDMKILVFDLGGGTLDVTIMEMGGGVFEVLSTSGDTQLGGTDMDKILIDYVTNEFRKTTGIDLTGDSTAMTRIREASEKAKIELSTVMETDINIPFIFHDPASGSKNLEIKLTRAKFEELIRPIVERCRTSIDNALRDAKLSTSDVSKIVLVGGPTRIPLVKKFVGDVIGKDPESGVDPMEAVAVGAAIQAGIIAGDVTSDIVLLDVTPLTLGVETLGGLREPLIERNTTIPTSKTKVFTTAADNQTAVTIHVVQGERPMAADNVSLGSFNLTGLPPAPRGIPQIEVKFDIDANGILNVTAKDLGTKKEAKITIQAGSKLSKDEIDKLKQDAEKFAEEDKKKKEAIDIKNEAESFVYTTEKLISQDLKDKITQEQGIKISDAVKELKEVLDKDADQIRPKLDALKAIVNQVTTELYKNVSQPTQEQPSQNPGDSEQNTQNTDTKN
- a CDS encoding ABC transporter ATP-binding protein, which codes for MPAVDGIDLDVRSGHIFGFLGPNGAGKSTTIKMLTTLIPPTSGTIEVLGINAIKQPLEIRKRIGVVLQQPSYEPNLSVEKSLEKYGMMWGIDRKTRKERSEELIDVFDLNEIRKRKNEDLSIGQRRRVQVAREFMHEMNLLFLDEPTVGLDPTARRKLLDYLKSKVKTGLTIFYTTHVLTEAEYLCDKIAVINRGKILAVDSPNNLKNTFGQEKTITIHLSERHDKLSELLSGIADCVIDFTTGTNITIQSSKSEVVLSQILQILIENNISVEDLSAIPTTLEDIFLKMVKDSNAPNN
- a CDS encoding ABC transporter permease: MHPTIRLIVRNLTISINPGFLVWQVIFPVIYIFVAGFAYTALIKSVPLGNITLDYPAFIASGMIGFNIMNSTLVSGIIIWNDRRHGMFEQILVGPFTRTNYILSNVYTIGIVGIISAALITAIGFPLFFTSVQFNALTIPFLIFASITGSILFGSIASIISTRLRSSEGFNVIINTVFLFFAFVSTAFYPASGAPQPLATAFYLNPLTYLVDIIRAGIFGTFTEFVMIEMIVLVSIAVTLFIVAIRLLTKLDL
- a CDS encoding nucleotide exchange factor GrpE, translating into MYSSDDDEQNISVDVDESDGESADLESRPTIEELTHKLEETQKLLAISEDKLKRSLADFLNLEKKTKNDIENGVNDKLDKFLLKFLTIYDDLTRAKDILIKENVNAQGLDSILKNIDSLLTEYNVSPINALGEIFDPNLHEAISVVVDESLDENTITKEIRKGYISHKRTIRPTLVEISKKQ